The following are encoded together in the Deltaproteobacteria bacterium genome:
- a CDS encoding protein meaA codes for MAVKHDNIWMMRTYSGHTTAKASNELYRTNLAKGQTGLSVAFDLPTQTGYDSDHPLAVAEVGKVGVPISHIEDMETLFKGIPLDQMNTSMTINSTAAWLLSLYIAAAERQGVDPRLLQGTTQNDILKEYLSRGTHIFPPEPSVRLAKDTITYTVKNVPKWNPINVCPYHLQEVGATPVQELAFGLANACCILDAVKNSGEVAGEDFEQSVGRISFFVDSSIRFVEEVCKMRAFASLWDKLLQNRYGVKNPKYRRFRYGVQVNSLGLTERQPENNIQRIVLEMLGVTLSKNARARAVQLPCWNEALGLPRPWDQQWSLRIQQVLAHETDLLEYDDIFEGSRVIEAKTRELANAAEKELQKVLDMGGSIAALSYMKQQLVTSNALRVKAIEDANIKVVGINCFTETAPSPLSAGSDGGIMKINEKAVADKIKALKGFRNKRNKAAVGRALKNLKEAAKSGGNVMPASIAAAKIGITTGEWADTLREVFGEYRAPTGVAGVTTAGQTEGIKGAREAVARFEKETGEKLRILVGKPGLDGHSSGAEQIAVRARDAGMEVVYQGIRLTPRQIVESALQEGVHVIGLSILSGSHRLLVSELIRQMKAKKIHNIPVVVGGIIPPSDKKILLKQGVAKVYTPKDFELNVIMADMAELALKKYKNFKSVRRKN; via the coding sequence CCTGTCGGTCGCCTTCGATCTCCCCACGCAGACCGGCTACGACTCGGATCATCCACTGGCCGTCGCCGAGGTGGGTAAAGTGGGGGTTCCGATTTCCCACATCGAGGACATGGAGACCCTCTTTAAGGGAATTCCCCTCGATCAGATGAACACCTCCATGACCATCAACTCCACGGCGGCCTGGCTGTTGTCATTATATATCGCGGCCGCCGAAAGGCAGGGGGTCGATCCGAGGCTTTTGCAGGGGACGACGCAAAACGATATTCTGAAAGAATATCTCTCGCGGGGAACGCACATCTTTCCGCCGGAGCCCTCCGTCCGCCTGGCCAAAGATACCATCACCTACACGGTCAAAAATGTCCCGAAGTGGAACCCGATCAATGTCTGCCCTTATCATCTTCAGGAGGTCGGCGCCACGCCGGTGCAGGAACTGGCTTTTGGCCTCGCCAACGCGTGTTGCATTCTGGATGCGGTGAAAAATTCCGGGGAAGTTGCAGGGGAAGACTTTGAGCAGTCGGTGGGGCGGATTTCGTTTTTTGTCGATTCGAGCATCCGGTTTGTCGAAGAGGTCTGCAAGATGCGGGCCTTCGCCTCCCTGTGGGATAAGCTTCTCCAAAACCGATACGGCGTCAAAAATCCCAAATACCGCCGGTTTCGTTATGGCGTCCAGGTCAATTCCCTCGGACTCACCGAGCGCCAGCCCGAAAATAATATTCAACGGATTGTTCTGGAAATGCTGGGGGTCACCCTGTCGAAAAACGCTCGTGCCCGCGCCGTCCAGCTCCCCTGCTGGAACGAGGCGCTGGGGCTTCCCCGGCCGTGGGATCAGCAGTGGAGCTTGCGGATCCAGCAGGTGCTGGCCCATGAGACCGATCTTTTGGAGTATGATGATATTTTTGAGGGATCGAGGGTCATCGAGGCGAAGACAAGGGAGTTGGCGAACGCCGCGGAAAAAGAACTTCAAAAAGTGTTGGACATGGGGGGCTCGATCGCCGCGCTCTCGTATATGAAACAACAACTCGTGACCTCCAACGCCTTGCGCGTCAAAGCCATTGAGGATGCAAACATAAAAGTGGTCGGTATCAACTGCTTCACCGAAACGGCCCCCTCCCCGCTTTCGGCCGGAAGCGACGGCGGCATTATGAAGATCAATGAAAAGGCGGTTGCGGATAAGATCAAGGCGCTTAAAGGCTTTCGAAATAAACGGAACAAAGCCGCGGTCGGCCGCGCCTTGAAAAATTTGAAAGAGGCGGCCAAAAGCGGGGGCAACGTCATGCCGGCCTCTATTGCCGCCGCAAAGATCGGTATCACCACCGGCGAATGGGCCGATACCCTGCGCGAGGTGTTTGGTGAATATCGGGCGCCAACCGGTGTGGCCGGTGTAACCACGGCGGGACAGACGGAAGGGATTAAGGGGGCGCGTGAGGCGGTGGCCCGCTTCGAAAAGGAGACCGGCGAAAAACTGCGAATCCTCGTCGGCAAACCGGGGCTGGACGGGCATTCCAGCGGCGCCGAGCAGATCGCCGTCCGGGCGCGCGACGCCGGGATGGAGGTGGTCTACCAGGGGATCCGGCTCACCCCCCGGCAGATTGTCGAGTCGGCCCTGCAGGAGGGGGTGCATGTCATCGGCTTGAGCATCCTGTCCGGTTCCCACCGTCTGCTGGTTTCCGAGCTGATCAGACAGATGAAGGCAAAAAAGATCCACAACATCCCCGTTGTTGTGGGAGGCATCATCCCCCCTTCCGACAAAAAGATTCTCCTAAAACAGGGGGTGGCAAAGGTTTACACGCCGAAGGATTTTGAGTTGAATGTGATTATGGCTGATATGGCAGAGCTCGCTTTAAAGAAATACAAGAATTTTAAATCGGTAAGAAGGAAAAACTAA